One genomic window of Bombus fervidus isolate BK054 chromosome 14, iyBomFerv1, whole genome shotgun sequence includes the following:
- the LOC139994440 gene encoding uncharacterized protein isoform X4 codes for MASGIPSVHQRKLGPAPIASFEDLSDEVENGEPAARMPGIVEVTTPATPGSSLKTPSTPRIDISRASSSSHHEDSNSRDSTPERELLAGGEPPPGCKLTLGYKEDAQDLRSSTEELDLQDPIHEQDLKRESKKLAKRRKEDGSMSDYSGKQLDRERKDSNCSEIVLLNISGRTSRLSSVGSQGSGASGKLSVVSATSSRSPSPHKCLLETSFCGSKPTLADNLIEPSKPETDDLEKILLKREADTTKALIPDSIKVSMVDGNLKPDPLDKPRRRGREERKEIFKREVEITKRFLEKVNIQVPVVKKSGESPSTTTSQQQLVRSQAQEVQKPATLDFNDKRKKAQNFKEIVQTTPTTSSVTGSPKLPRHQKVRDLEGSRTPSPSSVSRKSSFASLFKARTDSSVLSPESPSPSTKPRRSLTSKIKDTTESLRSRSKSRERVTLDKGSGSLKKDSKNKGVFSSTLSLFKKRERKKSYDEAIAASCGTELDSSGGHPSLESIGHVEFRFNAEKESRKDDSIFISLHADDRNYEEALPSESVSIPLETPTKLLDEYESEPRTGNIVTEVSIEHYPPTTRIKTEALIETTSRPYSRDSQTSQIITQSSSKDSEISRSSSKDSKLSSHGKSSETAVRSSSSIDSKPPADHRISSSSSKDSIGKKEATKPKRKSKELQQPVEPTEIVEEDVSRQKQKQVETREHAPVKTVEKRPDLLDDGTKTVDGLVKTPSVISDLDHNSSESERDSEIEFVRNKVEKLAEELPDERKGLFYEESFEEDLPYVPTTLPLEKSVAVPILPVKQRLQEVRTIPIERPRSTTPINPTLLDEFVMQTSLDERRVEKMKISLPREDSFKLKSPRKHAANTFMEFAGKVPDGGRKNAGKSPSPPPLPPRATARPSNWINFEEIPEKRKAPKRIQTIPRPEDEVKSGGYSYVQPEECSDSSLECSLSIEENTTQPLFTCLTKPFSMDLDVRSNRSSIVSQDETDETLHQ; via the exons ATGGCGTCAGGAATACCGAGCGTACATCAGAGGAAGCTTGGACCAGCGCCGATAGCATCCTTCGAAGACCTGTCCGACGAGGTGGAAAAC GGGGAACCGGCTGCGCGAATGCCAGGCATCGTCGAGGTCACCACGCCGGCAACGCCTGGTAGTTCGCTTAAGACACCCAGCACGCCGAGAATTGACATCAGCAGGGCGAGCAGTTCCTCCCACCATGAGGACAGTAACTCCAGGGACTCTACACCCGAGAGGGAACTCCTCGCAG GCGGAGAACCTCCACCTGGCTGCAAGCTGACTCTGGGCTACAAAGAGGACGCCCAGGATCTAAGATCGTCGACGGAGGAGCTCGACTTGCAAGATCCCATTCACGAGCAAGATCTGAAAAGAGAATCGAAGAAATTGGCGAAGAGGCGAAAGGAGGATGGCTCCATGTCCGATTATAGCGGCAAACAATTAGACAGAGAAAGGAAGGACAGCAATTGCTCGGAAATCGTCCTATTGAACATCAGTGGAAGAACGTCTAGACTATCCTCCGTGGGTAGCCAAGGTTCAGGAGCCTCTGGCAAACTTTCCGTTGTCTCTGCCACGTCGTCCAG GTCGCCGAGTCCGCACAAATGTTTACTGGAAACGTCGTTCTGCGGAAGCAAACCTACACTGGCAGACAACTTGATAGAACCGTCGAAACCAGAGACCGACGATCTGGAGAAGATCCTGCTGAAACGAGAAGCAGACACGACAAAAGCACTGATTCCAGACAGTATAAAAGTATCGATGGTAGATGGAAACTTGAAACCAGATCCTCTGGATAAACCTAGGAGACGAGgacgagaagagagaaaggagatCTTCAAGAGAGAAGTGGAGATCACGAAAAGATTCTTGGAGAAGGTTAATATACAG GTACCAGTGGTGAAGAAGTCAGGTGAATCGCCAAGTACAACGACGTCGCAGCAGCAGTTGGTGAGAAGTCAAGCGCAAGAGGTACAAAAGCCAGCGACCTTGGACTTCAATGACAAGAGGAAAAAAGCGCAGAACTTTAAAGAAATCGTACAGACCACTCCAACAACGAGTAGCGTGACCGGTAGTCCGAAGCTACCAAGGCATCAGAAAGTTCGCGATCTGGAAGGTTCGCGTACACCCAGTCCCTCTTCCGTTTCCAGGAAGAGCAGTTTCGCCTCTCTGTTCAAG GCCCGTACAGACAGCAGTGTGTTGAGCCCAGAATCGCCGTCTCCGAGCACAAAACCACGTCGTAGCCTCACCTCGAAGATCAAGGACACCACGGAAAGTCTGCGTAGCAGATCGAAATCGCGCGAGCGAGTGACCTTGGACAAAGGGTCTGGCAGTTTGAAAAAGGACTCAAAGAACAAGGGCGTGTTCTCCTCGACGTTGAGTCTGTTCAAGAAAcgcgagagaaagaagagttATGACGAGGCGATAGCGGCATCCTGTGGCACGGAGTTGGATAGTTCCGGAGGACACCCGTCTTTAGAAAGCATAGGCCACGTGGAGTTTCGTTTTAACGCTGAAAAGGAGAGTCGCAAGGACGACTCGATTTTCATAAGCCTACACGCGGATGACAGGAATTACGAGGAGGCTCTGCCTTCGGAGAGCGTGTCGATACCACTGGAAACGCCTACCAAGCTACTGGACGAGTACGAATCGGAGCCTCGAACCGGAAACATCGTAACGGAAGTGTCGATAGAGCATTATCCACCCACGACGAGGATAAAAACCGAAGCTTTGATCGAAACTACGTCGAGGCCATACTCGCGGGACAGCCAGACCAGCCAGATCATAACGCAGAGCAGTTCGAAGGATTCTGAGATCTCGAGGAGCTCCTCGAAGGACTCAAAGTTGAGTAGCCACGGGAAAAGCAGCGAAACCGCTGTGAGATCGTCGTCGTCCATCGATAGCAAACCTCCTGCGGACCATCGAATATCCAGCAGTTCGTCGAAAGACTCGATAGGAAAGAAGGAAGCTACGAAGCCGAAAAGGAAAAGCAAAGAGCTGCAACAACCTGTCGAACCAACCGAGATAGTCGAGGAAGACGTTTCAAGGCAGAAACAGAAACAAGTTGAAACGAGGGAACACGCGCCGGTTAAAACAGTGGAAAAGAGGCCAGACTTGTTGGATGACGGAACGAAGACTGTGGATGGACTGGTGAAGACACCAAGCGTGATCTCTGATCTGGATCATAATAGTTCGGAGTCGGAGAGAGACTCGGAGATCGAGTTTGTTAGGAACAAGGTGGAGAAACTTGCCGAGGAATTGCCTGACGAGAGGAAGGGACTGTTCTACGAGGAGAGCTTCGAAGAGGATCTTCCTTATGTACCCACCACCCTACCCCTGGAGAAAAGCGTGGCTGTGCCGATCCTGCCTGTGAAACAACGACTTCAGGAAGTAAG AACGATACCAATCGAGAGGCCGCGTTCAACGACGCCGATAAACCCGACGCTGCTCGACGAGTTTGTGATGCAGACGTCCCTCGACGAGCGTCGTGTTGAGAAGATGAAGATATCATTGCCGCGAGAAGATAGCTTTAAATTGAAAAGTCCGCGGAAGCACGCGGCCAACACGTTTATGGAATTCGCAGGCAAAGTGCCTGACGGGGGACGGAAGAACGCAGGTAAATCGCCGAGTCCTCCTCCACTGCCACCGAGGGCCACTGCTAGGCCGAGCAACTGGATCAACTTCGAGGAGATACCCGAGAAGAGGAAAGCGCCGAAAAGGATCCAGACGATCCCTCGACCTGAGGACGAGGTGAAATCGGGTGGATATAGCTACGTTCAACCGGAGGAATGCAG tGACAGCTCGCTGGAGTGTAGCCTGAGCATCGAGGAGAACACGACGCAACCGTTGTTCACGTGCTTGACGAAGCCGTTCAGCATGGATCTGGACGTTAGGTCGAATCGGTCCAGTATCGTATCCCAGGACGAGACTGACGAGACCCTGCACCAATAA
- the LOC139994440 gene encoding uncharacterized protein isoform X1: MASGIPSVHQRKLGPAPIASFEDLSDEVENGEPAARMPGIVEVTTPATPGSSLKTPSTPRIDISRASSSSHHEDSNSRDSTPERELLAGGEPPPGCKLTLGYKEDAQDLRSSTEELDLQDPIHEQDLKRESKKLAKRRKEDGSMSDYSGKQLDRERKDSNCSEIVLLNISGRTSRLSSVGSQGSGASGKLSVVSATSSRSPSPHKCLLETSFCGSKPTLADNLIEPSKPETDDLEKILLKREADTTKALIPDSIKVSMVDGNLKPDPLDKPRRRGREERKEIFKREVEITKRFLEKVNIQVPVVKKSGESPSTTTSQQQLVRSQAQEVQKPATLDFNDKRKKAQNFKEIVQTTPTTSSVTGSPKLPRHQKVRDLEGSRTPSPSSVSRKSSFASLFKARTDSSVLSPESPSPSTKPRRSLTSKIKDTTESLRSRSKSRERVTLDKGSGSLKKDSKNKGVFSSTLSLFKKRERKKSYDEAIAASCGTELDSSGGHPSLESIGHVEFRFNAEKESRKDDSIFISLHADDRNYEEALPSESVSIPLETPTKLLDEYESEPRTGNIVTEVSIEHYPPTTRIKTEALIETTSRPYSRDSQTSQIITQSSSKDSEISRSSSKDSKLSSHGKSSETAVRSSSSIDSKPPADHRISSSSSKDSIGKKEATKPKRKSKELQQPVEPTEIVEEDVSRQKQKQVETREHAPVKTVEKRPDLLDDGTKTVDGLVKTPSVISDLDHNSSESERDSEIEFVRNKVEKLAEELPDERKGLFYEESFEEDLPYVPTTLPLEKSVAVPILPVKQRLQEVRTIPIERPRSTTPINPTLLDEFVMQTSLDERRVEKMKISLPREDSFKLKSPRKHAANTFMEFAGKVPDGGRKNAGKSPSPPPLPPRATARPSNWINFEEIPEKRKAPKRIQTIPRPEDEVKSGGYSYVQPEECRCECHEESRRASMKEASATRTSSSCSSNGERPCNGDNCTVPTSTSMDRASIVSDSSLECSLSIEENTTQPLFTCLTKPFSMDLDVRSNRSSIVSQDETDETLHQ; encoded by the exons ATGGCGTCAGGAATACCGAGCGTACATCAGAGGAAGCTTGGACCAGCGCCGATAGCATCCTTCGAAGACCTGTCCGACGAGGTGGAAAAC GGGGAACCGGCTGCGCGAATGCCAGGCATCGTCGAGGTCACCACGCCGGCAACGCCTGGTAGTTCGCTTAAGACACCCAGCACGCCGAGAATTGACATCAGCAGGGCGAGCAGTTCCTCCCACCATGAGGACAGTAACTCCAGGGACTCTACACCCGAGAGGGAACTCCTCGCAG GCGGAGAACCTCCACCTGGCTGCAAGCTGACTCTGGGCTACAAAGAGGACGCCCAGGATCTAAGATCGTCGACGGAGGAGCTCGACTTGCAAGATCCCATTCACGAGCAAGATCTGAAAAGAGAATCGAAGAAATTGGCGAAGAGGCGAAAGGAGGATGGCTCCATGTCCGATTATAGCGGCAAACAATTAGACAGAGAAAGGAAGGACAGCAATTGCTCGGAAATCGTCCTATTGAACATCAGTGGAAGAACGTCTAGACTATCCTCCGTGGGTAGCCAAGGTTCAGGAGCCTCTGGCAAACTTTCCGTTGTCTCTGCCACGTCGTCCAG GTCGCCGAGTCCGCACAAATGTTTACTGGAAACGTCGTTCTGCGGAAGCAAACCTACACTGGCAGACAACTTGATAGAACCGTCGAAACCAGAGACCGACGATCTGGAGAAGATCCTGCTGAAACGAGAAGCAGACACGACAAAAGCACTGATTCCAGACAGTATAAAAGTATCGATGGTAGATGGAAACTTGAAACCAGATCCTCTGGATAAACCTAGGAGACGAGgacgagaagagagaaaggagatCTTCAAGAGAGAAGTGGAGATCACGAAAAGATTCTTGGAGAAGGTTAATATACAG GTACCAGTGGTGAAGAAGTCAGGTGAATCGCCAAGTACAACGACGTCGCAGCAGCAGTTGGTGAGAAGTCAAGCGCAAGAGGTACAAAAGCCAGCGACCTTGGACTTCAATGACAAGAGGAAAAAAGCGCAGAACTTTAAAGAAATCGTACAGACCACTCCAACAACGAGTAGCGTGACCGGTAGTCCGAAGCTACCAAGGCATCAGAAAGTTCGCGATCTGGAAGGTTCGCGTACACCCAGTCCCTCTTCCGTTTCCAGGAAGAGCAGTTTCGCCTCTCTGTTCAAG GCCCGTACAGACAGCAGTGTGTTGAGCCCAGAATCGCCGTCTCCGAGCACAAAACCACGTCGTAGCCTCACCTCGAAGATCAAGGACACCACGGAAAGTCTGCGTAGCAGATCGAAATCGCGCGAGCGAGTGACCTTGGACAAAGGGTCTGGCAGTTTGAAAAAGGACTCAAAGAACAAGGGCGTGTTCTCCTCGACGTTGAGTCTGTTCAAGAAAcgcgagagaaagaagagttATGACGAGGCGATAGCGGCATCCTGTGGCACGGAGTTGGATAGTTCCGGAGGACACCCGTCTTTAGAAAGCATAGGCCACGTGGAGTTTCGTTTTAACGCTGAAAAGGAGAGTCGCAAGGACGACTCGATTTTCATAAGCCTACACGCGGATGACAGGAATTACGAGGAGGCTCTGCCTTCGGAGAGCGTGTCGATACCACTGGAAACGCCTACCAAGCTACTGGACGAGTACGAATCGGAGCCTCGAACCGGAAACATCGTAACGGAAGTGTCGATAGAGCATTATCCACCCACGACGAGGATAAAAACCGAAGCTTTGATCGAAACTACGTCGAGGCCATACTCGCGGGACAGCCAGACCAGCCAGATCATAACGCAGAGCAGTTCGAAGGATTCTGAGATCTCGAGGAGCTCCTCGAAGGACTCAAAGTTGAGTAGCCACGGGAAAAGCAGCGAAACCGCTGTGAGATCGTCGTCGTCCATCGATAGCAAACCTCCTGCGGACCATCGAATATCCAGCAGTTCGTCGAAAGACTCGATAGGAAAGAAGGAAGCTACGAAGCCGAAAAGGAAAAGCAAAGAGCTGCAACAACCTGTCGAACCAACCGAGATAGTCGAGGAAGACGTTTCAAGGCAGAAACAGAAACAAGTTGAAACGAGGGAACACGCGCCGGTTAAAACAGTGGAAAAGAGGCCAGACTTGTTGGATGACGGAACGAAGACTGTGGATGGACTGGTGAAGACACCAAGCGTGATCTCTGATCTGGATCATAATAGTTCGGAGTCGGAGAGAGACTCGGAGATCGAGTTTGTTAGGAACAAGGTGGAGAAACTTGCCGAGGAATTGCCTGACGAGAGGAAGGGACTGTTCTACGAGGAGAGCTTCGAAGAGGATCTTCCTTATGTACCCACCACCCTACCCCTGGAGAAAAGCGTGGCTGTGCCGATCCTGCCTGTGAAACAACGACTTCAGGAAGTAAG AACGATACCAATCGAGAGGCCGCGTTCAACGACGCCGATAAACCCGACGCTGCTCGACGAGTTTGTGATGCAGACGTCCCTCGACGAGCGTCGTGTTGAGAAGATGAAGATATCATTGCCGCGAGAAGATAGCTTTAAATTGAAAAGTCCGCGGAAGCACGCGGCCAACACGTTTATGGAATTCGCAGGCAAAGTGCCTGACGGGGGACGGAAGAACGCAGGTAAATCGCCGAGTCCTCCTCCACTGCCACCGAGGGCCACTGCTAGGCCGAGCAACTGGATCAACTTCGAGGAGATACCCGAGAAGAGGAAAGCGCCGAAAAGGATCCAGACGATCCCTCGACCTGAGGACGAGGTGAAATCGGGTGGATATAGCTACGTTCAACCGGAGGAATGCAG GTGCGAGTGCCATGAAGAATCTCGAAGGGCGTCGATGAAGGAAGCGTCCGCGACAAGGACTTCTTCCTCTTGCAGCAGCAACGGAGAACGTCCTTGTAACGGTGACAATTGTACGGTGCCTACGTCGACGTCTATGGACCGTGCCAGTATCGTCAG tGACAGCTCGCTGGAGTGTAGCCTGAGCATCGAGGAGAACACGACGCAACCGTTGTTCACGTGCTTGACGAAGCCGTTCAGCATGGATCTGGACGTTAGGTCGAATCGGTCCAGTATCGTATCCCAGGACGAGACTGACGAGACCCTGCACCAATAA
- the LOC139994440 gene encoding uncharacterized protein isoform X3, with the protein MASGIPSVHQRKLGPAPIASFEDLSDEVENGEPAARMPGIVEVTTPATPGSSLKTPSTPRIDISRASSSSHHEDSNSRDSTPERELLAGGEPPPGCKLTLGYKEDAQDLRSSTEELDLQDPIHEQDLKRESKKLAKRRKEDGSMSDYSGKQLDRERKDSNCSEIVLLNISGRTSRLSSVGSQGSGASGKLSVVSATSSRSPSPHKCLLETSFCGSKPTLADNLIEPSKPETDDLEKILLKREADTTKALIPDSIKVSMVDGNLKPDPLDKPRRRGREERKEIFKREVEITKRFLEKVNIQVPVVKKSGESPSTTTSQQQLVRSQAQEVQKPATLDFNDKRKKAQNFKEIVQTTPTTSSVTGSPKLPRHQKVRDLEGSRTPSPSSVSRKSSFASLFKARTDSSVLSPESPSPSTKPRRSLTSKIKDTTESLRSRSKSRERVTLDKGSGSLKKDSKNKGVFSSTLSLFKKRERKKSYDEAIAASCGTELDSSGGHPSLESIGHVEFRFNAEKESRKDDSIFISLHADDRNYEEALPSESVSIPLETPTKLLDEYESEPRTGNIVTEVSIEHYPPTTRIKTEALIETTSRPYSRDSQTSQIITQSSSKDSEISRSSSKDSKLSSHGKSSETAVRSSSSIDSKPPADHRISSSSSKDSIGKKEATKPKRKSKELQQPVEPTEIVEEDVSRQKQKQVETREHAPVKTVEKRPDLLDDGTKTVDGLVKTPSVISDLDHNSSESERDSEIEFVRNKVEKLAEELPDERKGLFYEESFEEDLPYVPTTLPLEKSVAVPILPVKQRLQEVRTIPIERPRSTTPINPTLLDEFVMQTSLDERRVEKMKISLPREDSFKLKSPRKHAANTFMEFAGKVPDGGRKNAGKSPSPPPLPPRATARPSNWINFEEIPEKRKAPKRIQTIPRPEDEVKSGGYSYVQPEECRCECHEESRRASMKEASATRTSSSCSSNGERPCNGDNCTVPTSTSMDRASIVR; encoded by the exons ATGGCGTCAGGAATACCGAGCGTACATCAGAGGAAGCTTGGACCAGCGCCGATAGCATCCTTCGAAGACCTGTCCGACGAGGTGGAAAAC GGGGAACCGGCTGCGCGAATGCCAGGCATCGTCGAGGTCACCACGCCGGCAACGCCTGGTAGTTCGCTTAAGACACCCAGCACGCCGAGAATTGACATCAGCAGGGCGAGCAGTTCCTCCCACCATGAGGACAGTAACTCCAGGGACTCTACACCCGAGAGGGAACTCCTCGCAG GCGGAGAACCTCCACCTGGCTGCAAGCTGACTCTGGGCTACAAAGAGGACGCCCAGGATCTAAGATCGTCGACGGAGGAGCTCGACTTGCAAGATCCCATTCACGAGCAAGATCTGAAAAGAGAATCGAAGAAATTGGCGAAGAGGCGAAAGGAGGATGGCTCCATGTCCGATTATAGCGGCAAACAATTAGACAGAGAAAGGAAGGACAGCAATTGCTCGGAAATCGTCCTATTGAACATCAGTGGAAGAACGTCTAGACTATCCTCCGTGGGTAGCCAAGGTTCAGGAGCCTCTGGCAAACTTTCCGTTGTCTCTGCCACGTCGTCCAG GTCGCCGAGTCCGCACAAATGTTTACTGGAAACGTCGTTCTGCGGAAGCAAACCTACACTGGCAGACAACTTGATAGAACCGTCGAAACCAGAGACCGACGATCTGGAGAAGATCCTGCTGAAACGAGAAGCAGACACGACAAAAGCACTGATTCCAGACAGTATAAAAGTATCGATGGTAGATGGAAACTTGAAACCAGATCCTCTGGATAAACCTAGGAGACGAGgacgagaagagagaaaggagatCTTCAAGAGAGAAGTGGAGATCACGAAAAGATTCTTGGAGAAGGTTAATATACAG GTACCAGTGGTGAAGAAGTCAGGTGAATCGCCAAGTACAACGACGTCGCAGCAGCAGTTGGTGAGAAGTCAAGCGCAAGAGGTACAAAAGCCAGCGACCTTGGACTTCAATGACAAGAGGAAAAAAGCGCAGAACTTTAAAGAAATCGTACAGACCACTCCAACAACGAGTAGCGTGACCGGTAGTCCGAAGCTACCAAGGCATCAGAAAGTTCGCGATCTGGAAGGTTCGCGTACACCCAGTCCCTCTTCCGTTTCCAGGAAGAGCAGTTTCGCCTCTCTGTTCAAG GCCCGTACAGACAGCAGTGTGTTGAGCCCAGAATCGCCGTCTCCGAGCACAAAACCACGTCGTAGCCTCACCTCGAAGATCAAGGACACCACGGAAAGTCTGCGTAGCAGATCGAAATCGCGCGAGCGAGTGACCTTGGACAAAGGGTCTGGCAGTTTGAAAAAGGACTCAAAGAACAAGGGCGTGTTCTCCTCGACGTTGAGTCTGTTCAAGAAAcgcgagagaaagaagagttATGACGAGGCGATAGCGGCATCCTGTGGCACGGAGTTGGATAGTTCCGGAGGACACCCGTCTTTAGAAAGCATAGGCCACGTGGAGTTTCGTTTTAACGCTGAAAAGGAGAGTCGCAAGGACGACTCGATTTTCATAAGCCTACACGCGGATGACAGGAATTACGAGGAGGCTCTGCCTTCGGAGAGCGTGTCGATACCACTGGAAACGCCTACCAAGCTACTGGACGAGTACGAATCGGAGCCTCGAACCGGAAACATCGTAACGGAAGTGTCGATAGAGCATTATCCACCCACGACGAGGATAAAAACCGAAGCTTTGATCGAAACTACGTCGAGGCCATACTCGCGGGACAGCCAGACCAGCCAGATCATAACGCAGAGCAGTTCGAAGGATTCTGAGATCTCGAGGAGCTCCTCGAAGGACTCAAAGTTGAGTAGCCACGGGAAAAGCAGCGAAACCGCTGTGAGATCGTCGTCGTCCATCGATAGCAAACCTCCTGCGGACCATCGAATATCCAGCAGTTCGTCGAAAGACTCGATAGGAAAGAAGGAAGCTACGAAGCCGAAAAGGAAAAGCAAAGAGCTGCAACAACCTGTCGAACCAACCGAGATAGTCGAGGAAGACGTTTCAAGGCAGAAACAGAAACAAGTTGAAACGAGGGAACACGCGCCGGTTAAAACAGTGGAAAAGAGGCCAGACTTGTTGGATGACGGAACGAAGACTGTGGATGGACTGGTGAAGACACCAAGCGTGATCTCTGATCTGGATCATAATAGTTCGGAGTCGGAGAGAGACTCGGAGATCGAGTTTGTTAGGAACAAGGTGGAGAAACTTGCCGAGGAATTGCCTGACGAGAGGAAGGGACTGTTCTACGAGGAGAGCTTCGAAGAGGATCTTCCTTATGTACCCACCACCCTACCCCTGGAGAAAAGCGTGGCTGTGCCGATCCTGCCTGTGAAACAACGACTTCAGGAAGTAAG AACGATACCAATCGAGAGGCCGCGTTCAACGACGCCGATAAACCCGACGCTGCTCGACGAGTTTGTGATGCAGACGTCCCTCGACGAGCGTCGTGTTGAGAAGATGAAGATATCATTGCCGCGAGAAGATAGCTTTAAATTGAAAAGTCCGCGGAAGCACGCGGCCAACACGTTTATGGAATTCGCAGGCAAAGTGCCTGACGGGGGACGGAAGAACGCAGGTAAATCGCCGAGTCCTCCTCCACTGCCACCGAGGGCCACTGCTAGGCCGAGCAACTGGATCAACTTCGAGGAGATACCCGAGAAGAGGAAAGCGCCGAAAAGGATCCAGACGATCCCTCGACCTGAGGACGAGGTGAAATCGGGTGGATATAGCTACGTTCAACCGGAGGAATGCAG GTGCGAGTGCCATGAAGAATCTCGAAGGGCGTCGATGAAGGAAGCGTCCGCGACAAGGACTTCTTCCTCTTGCAGCAGCAACGGAGAACGTCCTTGTAACGGTGACAATTGTACGGTGCCTACGTCGACGTCTATGGACCGTGCCAGTATCGTCAGGTAA